The window GGGCACGACCGCCCTGGCTCCCTCGGCCGTCATGGCCGGGGGGCGGGTCAGCCGGCCTCGACGCTGCCGTCGACGCGCAGCTTGCGGCGGGCCCGCTCGTAGAACGTCGTGCCGAGCCGCACCACCTTGGCCGCGCCCGGCAGCGCGGTGACCGTGAGGCGGTCTCCCGGGCACAGGTGCCCGACGACGGCGCCGTCGACCTCCACGGCCAGCCGCCCGCTGGCCGGCAGCAGCTCCAGCGTGACCTCCTCGTCGGCGGGGAGCACCAGGGCGCGGTTGAAGACGGAGTGGGCGGCGGCGGGCACGACGAGCACGGCCTCGACGCGGGGCGAGATGATCGGCCCACCGGCCGAGAAGCTGTAGGCGGTGGACCCGGTGGAGGTGGCCACGATGACCGCGTCGGCGGCGTAGCGGACGAAGGGGTGGCCCGCCGCGACGACGGCCACGGCTGCCAGCCCCTCGCCGGGGATGCGGGCGAGGGCGATGTCGTTGAACGCCGTGACGTCGGTCCCGTCGAGGCAGGTGCGGATGGCCATGCGGGGCTCGACGGTGTAGGCGTGGTCGGCGATGGCCGACAGCGTGGCGGGCAGCTCTCTGACGTCGATCTCGGCCAGGAAGCCGAGCCGGCCGAGGTTGACGCCGAGGACCGGAGTCGGCCGGCCCGCGATGAGGCGCATGGTGCGCAGCATGGTGCCGTCGCCGCCGAGGCTCACCAGCAGGTCGGACCGCTGGACGAGGGCGTCGGGGCCGACGGCCACGGCGCTGCAGTCGATCCGGCCGACCTCCTCGGGCAGCCCGAGCACGGTGGCCCCGCGGCCGGCGGCCCAGCTCACGATGGTGTCGATCGCCTCTTTGGAGTCGCGCCGCGGGTGCAGCACCAGCCCTACCGTCCCGACCATTCCCATGGGTGCCAGCCTATGGGCACCGTCGTGGTGTGGTTGAAGGGCCGTCACCGGCGACCGGGGCGGCCCTGTTTCTCTGGTACGGCTTCGCTCACGGCCGGGGACTCCCCGCCGGGGCGGAGCTCCGGTGACGTTGAGGCAGCGTGCCGGGTGGTGTGCGGATCAGTTGTTGATGTTGGTGTTGGTGTTGTTGTTGTTGACGACGGCACCGCCGCCACCGCCGCCGCCACCGCCGCCGCCACCGCCGCCGCCACCGCCGCCGCCACCGCCACCGCCGCCGCCACCGCCGCCGCCGCCACCGCCGCCGCCACCGCCGCCGCCACCGCCGCCGCCGCCACCGCCGCCGCCGCTCCAGTTACGGCAGTGATTCACCTTCCAGGGCTTCTTGTGCTTCCAGCACGGCTTCGTCGGGTAGTCCACCGTCGTCGCGGTCGACTCGCTGAGGACGGGCGCCGCGCCGGCGGGCTGCGCCGAGATCGCCGCGGGTGCGACGAAGGCGGTGGCCACCATCGCGCCGGTGGCGAGAGCGTTCCTGAAGTTGATCATGACAGATGACTCCTTGCCATCTCCGGTGAGTGTGCTGCGGGCGACTGCCCTGACGCGCAACGCCAGGTCAAGGCCGGAAAATGGCCACCAGCGTCGCGATCTCTTCTTCACGCTAGGGCGAGTCCGTGGAGCCAGTCATCTTGCAGAGGCAAAAGTCCAGATTTGGTCGGATTGCCCTGAGGGTCCTGACAAGAATCGACCGGAAGCGTTTATCCACGCTGAGCGACGAACGTTGTGCGCCACGTGATGGTGGGCAAAGACCACCTCTTCGTGCGGTGAAATTACCCAGGCGTTCTCCGGCTCGCGGCCCGGAGTTCCCGCCCAGGCCCTCCGTACGGCAAAGCGCCCCGGCCGGTACGCCGCCCGTGAGCGAACGCCGTGGCAGGCGGGCCCGTGAGGCGGCTGAGCGGCACGGGGCCCCGCGATGATCGCGGGGCCGGGTCCGTGGACGGGCGGGGGTAGATCCTGGTCCACCCCTGGTGGTGGCCCGCGTGACCTGGCGACGCGTGGCGGCCGGGCTCAGTCGCGGTGCGCGCCGGCGGGCCAGATGACGCGCACCCGGATGCCGCGGGCCCGCGCCTCGGCGACGACGTCGGCCGTGCCGCCGTGCCCGCGGGCGGGCAGGCCGTCCCACACGGCGAGCAACTCGTCGGCGTCGTCCAGCATGTGGCGACCGGCCGCCATGTGCGACTCGGAGGTGGACTCGACGAACGGCAGCCGGTGCACCTCGTCGGCGTGCCCGACCAGCTCGTCGTACCCGTCCTGCGCCTCCTCGGGCAGCGCCTCCCGGTAGCGCTGGGCGGGGACCACCGCCTCCAGCGAGCCACCGAGGTCGAGGACCGCGCGGGCGAAGAGCTGGTCGGCCCCGTCGGCCAGGCACGACAGGCCGGTGAGAGGGGACGGCTCCGCTGCCAGCACCGCCCGGAGCTCGGTGTCCACCAGGTCGGCGGTGTCGGGCGGCAGCCCCCGGTGGCCGGAGATCGCGATGCGGGTCATGCCCACTCCTACAGCATCGTGGCGTGCAGTCTCTCGTCGAAGGTGCGTACGGTGGCCGTCACCGGGCCGGCGTACGCCCGGCGGAATGTCCTGGCGCGCTGGATGACGCGGTCGGAGCCGTAGGCGACCCCGAGGCTCAGGGCGTCGGCGGCCAGGTCGAAAGCCTCGTCGTGGCGGCCGGCCATGGCCTTGGCGGTGGCCATCTCGGTCATCAGGACACCATGCTGCTTGGCGGCGGGCGAGGAGGCGGCCAGCGACTCGGAGAAGGCCCGCTCGGCCTCCCCCGCCCGGCCCAGCCGTACCGAGACCACGGCCCGGTAGCCGGCGAGCTTGGCGTGGTCGAACGGGAACACCCACGGCCACGGCGGGGTGACCGCGCGCTCGCCGCGGGTCACGGCGGCCTCGGCGACACGCAGGGCGCTGTGGGCGGCGTCGGCGTCGCGCCCCGCCGCGTGACCGATCGCCTCGATGCTCGACAGCCAGGCGCGGGCCGTGTGCGGCGGGTCGCCGCCGAGCTCGCGCCGCGCGCGTGCGAGCAGGGTGAGCGCCAGCTCCGGCTCGTCGGCCTCGACCTCGAACGCGGCCCGGCTGCCGAGCATGTACGCGGCGAGCAGGCGATGACCGGCCTGGCGGGCGCTGTCCACGGCGAGCCGGTAGTAGACGCGGGCGGTGCCGCGGTCGAGCATGTCACCGTGGATCCACGCGGCGAACCCGGCCGCCTCGCTGAGCCCGGCGCGCACCTCGTCGGCCAGGCGGTGGTCGATCCGGCGCAGCACCCGCCCGGCCAGGTCGACGTGGGCGACGGCGCCGCGGACCAGTTTCCTGGACGGCGTCGCAGCCTCCAGCCGGCGGCGGGCTCCCGTGATGCTCGTCAGGGTCAGCGCGGTGGTCTCGTCCACCCGCACGACCACCCGCTCGCCGGGCCGCTCGTCCAGCCACTCACCCGCCTGCTCACCGGGCCGCTCGCCCGCCCGCTCGCCGGGCCGCTCGCCGAAGCGGAGCAGGTGGAGCGGTATCCCGAGCCGACCGGCCACCTCCCGCACCTGGTCCACGGTGAGCGGCTGGCGGCCGCGCAGCACCTTGGACACCCAGCTCTGGGAG is drawn from Nonomuraea muscovyensis and contains these coding sequences:
- a CDS encoding NAD(+)/NADH kinase, with the translated sequence MGMVGTVGLVLHPRRDSKEAIDTIVSWAAGRGATVLGLPEEVGRIDCSAVAVGPDALVQRSDLLVSLGGDGTMLRTMRLIAGRPTPVLGVNLGRLGFLAEIDVRELPATLSAIADHAYTVEPRMAIRTCLDGTDVTAFNDIALARIPGEGLAAVAVVAAGHPFVRYAADAVIVATSTGSTAYSFSAGGPIISPRVEAVLVVPAAAHSVFNRALVLPADEEVTLELLPASGRLAVEVDGAVVGHLCPGDRLTVTALPGAAKVVRLGTTFYERARRKLRVDGSVEAG
- a CDS encoding helix-turn-helix domain-containing protein — encoded protein: MNQPSDRLPPRFWSAPAVAAALATCDVPALIGEIRRERGWTQTELAEVIGYSQSWVSKVLRGRQPLTVDQVREVAGRLGIPLHLLRFGERPGERAGERPGEQAGEWLDERPGERVVVRVDETTALTLTSITGARRRLEAATPSRKLVRGAVAHVDLAGRVLRRIDHRLADEVRAGLSEAAGFAAWIHGDMLDRGTARVYYRLAVDSARQAGHRLLAAYMLGSRAAFEVEADEPELALTLLARARRELGGDPPHTARAWLSSIEAIGHAAGRDADAAHSALRVAEAAVTRGERAVTPPWPWVFPFDHAKLAGYRAVVSVRLGRAGEAERAFSESLAASSPAAKQHGVLMTEMATAKAMAGRHDEAFDLAADALSLGVAYGSDRVIQRARTFRRAYAGPVTATVRTFDERLHATML